TAAGCAGGGGGTTGAAGAGCAGATCCAGATCTGTCTGGACAAACTGACCCGTGCGGAAGATTTTGATATTGATTATCAGATCGCCCCCTTGAGAAATCTGGTACCCAATCCTCATGTCGTCAGCCTTTATGTAACTGCATTTGTAGTGGAAAAGCTCCTGGATAATAAATACGTCATTGACATTTTCGGATCGGATGAAGAAATATACTTTACCATAAACAAGCAAGTCAACAAACTCATGCCCCAGGAATGAATCCGTTGCTTCATCCCCGGCTGATCAATTCACCGTTTGATGACCCCGGACTATTTGTAAGCCTTTCTTTCGAAAAACGGGCCTTTCTTTTCGATTTGGGGGATGTCGGTTCACTTTCAGCCCGGGACGCATTGAAAATCAGTCATGTATTTATCAGCCATACCCACATGGACCATTTTATCGGGTTTGACCAGCTGATCCGGCTGTTTCTGGGTCGGGAAAAGACCCTTTATATCTATGGCCCTCAGGGGTTTTTATCCAATCTGGAAGGAAAACTTGCCGGCTACTGCTGGAATCTGGTCGACCATTATGATACCCGGCTGATATTGCATGCCACTGAAATTCATCCGGCGTATATCATCTCAAAGCAATATCCGTGCAGAAACAAATTTATCCCGATCCTTCCGGAAGAAAAACATCCATTTAACGGGACCCTGCTGAAAGAACCCGTACTGGCCGTTTCCTCGATCATACTGAATCACGGTACCCCCTGCCTGGGATTTTCTCTCAAAGAACGATTCCATGTCAATATCATGAAAGACAAAGTCGATGAGCTGGGTCTGGCGATCGGTCCATGGCTGAGGGAATTTAAGCAGGCGCTGTACAGCCACCAGGACCCCGAATCGACTTTTGAAATAACCTGTAAAACCGGTCCCGCCGGTCTTCACCGGGTTGAACGCTTTGTGCTTAAAGACCTGACCGAGCGGATTGCCCTGATTACCCCTGGCCAGAAAGTGACGTATATCACGGATGTAGGCGGCACCCCATCCAATATGAAAAAAATCATCGAATTTGCGAAAGATTCGGATCACCTGTTTATCGAAGCGGCATTTCTTCATCAACACGAAAATATCGCCAGGGATAAATTTCACCTGACCGCCAGGCAGGCAGGCACACTCGCAAAAAAAGCAGGCGCCAGACAATTTTCCATATTCCATTTTTCACCCCGGTACACCGACCAGGGGGAACTGCTTCAGGAAGAAGCAATGGCGGCGTTCTTAGGGGAGTAGGGAGTAGGGAGTAGGAAGTAAGCAGTGAACAGAGGGGAAAAACAGATCGATCAAATACTGAGATCGGGAAACAGTTAAGAGCAAAGCGGCGCTGGCAAACGATCTCTGACCATCAGCTATCAGCTTTTTTACGCTCCCTACTGCTTACTGCCTACTGCTTACTGCCTACTGCTTACTCCCTACTGCTTACGCCCTACTCTATCAGTCATCTGTCGCCCAGCCCGCCGAGGCATCCCCGACGGACTATACGTTTCTTCATTCTACAATTCTACAGGTCCGATTCGACTTTTTGTCCGCAATAGGGGCAGAACCTGCTTTCTTCCAGAGTAATGGGATGTTTGCACGTCGGGCAGACTTTGGGGGTCGGCATCAGTTCCACAAGGAGTTCACCTTCACGGACCGGAACCATTTTTTTATCTTCGGGATAATCGGCAAATTTTAACACCCGCTTTACAACGGCATTCACTCGTGAATGAACCGCTTTTTCCTGTTTCATGATGGAGATGTTAAATAAATCCTCACCGGCCTTGACCATATCACCGGCCTTCACATACATGATCCACAGGTCACCGTTGCCGGGGGCACCGATATGATAGGGATTATCCGGGTCAGCCTTTTCAAACAACGACTCACCTTTTCCGGTCGCCTCCGCGACCTTGACCGACTGGGTAAACACTTCCGAATCCAGAGAATATCGGACCAGGCTGATGCCCTGTTCATCGGGCCGGGACAAATGCAGCAACACGAAATAATGAAGTTTACCGTGAAGGTCTCTGAAATACAATTCCCCCCCCCGCTTCAACCCTTCAAACCACACCTCCGGAGGCAGGCAGTTCTGATCACCGAATTTTCTTTTAAATTCGATCGTTTTTAACGCATCCGCCGGATGGTTCAGGTACATGACCAGTTCTTCACGACTGGGGTCGCGTTCTAAATGATCCGCCAGGTTTCTCCGTTCTGCTTCAACATCGATGTCCACCAGTGCCGCCAGGGGGGAGGCTTCAATGCGTGTGAGCAGGGCGGTTTTATATTCCGGGCCGAATGCGCTTTCATATACCCAGTCTGACGGAAATCCAAGCGGCAGGCGGCCGAACCGGCCCAGCAGCAGCTGCCGGAATGCATCGTTGCTGTCTTTGTACAAATCCAGTCGTTCCTGTTTCATTTCCTCCGGCAGATCCGCTTCCGGCGTGCTGACAACGGTAGCCAGCACATTGAGCATGCGTCGAACCGCTTTTTCACCGCCCTGTTTGTAAACGCTGGTTACGGCCAGAAATGCGGTATTCCAAGTAATCTGAGAGCCCGGTGTCACGTCATGATACCGGACAATTTTGCGGGTACCTTCCAGGAACTTCAGCATATAGGGCAGCAGATGAATATAGCCCTGTTTCATGGCCCCTTCCTGGGATGATGAGGCAGCACCGCCCGGCATGCCGTGTTCGACCACTTCATAATCAATCCCCTGAAAATACGGCGCCACATACCGGTCATAATACGGCATGATCTGTTTCAGCACAAAACCGCAGTTTTGAATCATCTCCTTGTTCAGATTGGTCTTGAGCCCCAGCTCCTGCTCCATGTAAGCGGCCGTTGAGAGCACCTCGCCCTGACCGTACCATCTGACGGCGGCGCCAATTGCCGTATCCACTATATTTGCGCCCGCCTGGGCAGCGGCTCCGACTGCCGGAACAAAAAGCCCGTCTGTCGAATGCCGGTGATAATGAATCACCAGCGCAGGATAAGCTTTTCGAATCGTCTTCACCAGCTCCCGGATAAATCGCGGGGGACAGACTCCGGCCATATCTTTGAGACCCAGAATTACGATCTTTTCGGCTTTTTTTTCAGAAACTCCGCTGACCTTCGACACCATGTCGATAATTTCTTCCACAACTTTCATATAATGTGCCACATCAAATCCGGGCGCATAAGATACGGCTATCGCCGGCTCAAAAATATTTGCCCTTGAATTCAAAACCACCTCGGCAAAGGGCCTCATGTTTTCGATATGATTTAAAAAGTCAAAGCACCGGATCACATCATAGTACTCACAGATCATCTCACCGGTCAGGCGCATCAGATTGGCGGGCTGGGGTTTGTACCCCAGCACATTGGTAGACCGGACCAGTATCTGCTTTGAGGTTTTTGGAGCAAACTGATTCCATTCCCTGGCTTCGGAAAACGGATAGGTCATATTGGCCATCATCGCCACATGAAAATGCGCCCCGCCACCGGTCTCCAGCGAGAAAAATCCGCAGTTGTCCAGATAAGGGCCGATGAGCCGGTCTTCAGCCAGCCGAAAGCGGTTCCCGCTGTTTGACTGGGTAATATCCCGTGTGGTGGTGTCCGTAAAATGGACGTACCCGGAGTCCCTGACAAAATCCAGCATCTCGTCCCGGTTTCCCCGGGGATAGGGACTGACATATTCCAGCGGATCCATCCGGGGCAGGACCGGTTCAAATCCGTCCATACGCTTATCGTTACGGTCACGATATTTGCCGAGCTGAATATACGGGTTGTACCCTCTTGCAGATAAATCCGCCACCAGGTGAGCCAGGCGCAAAGGTTCCGGCTCTTTATCCAGGTAGTTCATCAATTCCGGTGTATTGGCCACAAAATTGGTATCATAGTCGCCGCTCCGAAACCGGGGATGATGAATGATCTGCTGATGAAAGGGAATTGTGGTTTTAAGGCCGGCAAGCGTATATTCCCTCAGTGCCCGGTCCATGATGCCAAGGACTTTGGGCCAGCTTTTCCCGTATGTGATCAACAGCGACGCGGCCGAATCATACTGGGAGGGGAATTCATACCCTGCCATGATGCAGGAGTCCACCCGAACCCCCTGGCCCACTGAAGACTGGTACCGGGTAATGAGCCCCGCATTGGGAGAAAAATTGTTCTGAGGATCTTCACAGTTGACTCTGACCTGCATGGCATTGAGAAAGGGTCTGGTATTTTCTTCATTAAACCGGAGCTCGGATCCAAACGAGATGGCAATCTGCTCCTCCACCAGATCCAGGCCATAGCGGCATTCAGTAATGCCGTGCTCCACCTGCAGCCGCGTGTTGACTTCAATCAGATACGGGTTGCCGTCCCGGTCCACCAGGAATTCAACGGTTCCCAGAGAATGATATCCCACGGCTTTAACAAGCTTGATAGAATAGTCTTTAAGCCGCTGCCGAAGCTCCGGCGTCATTTTAGGCCATGGAGAGGGGGTGATTTCCACCAGCTTCTGATGGTTCCGCTGAACCGTACAATCCCTTTCATCAAACGCGAATACATTGCCGTATTTGTCTGCAATAACCTGGATTTCAATGTGCCGGATCGATGTCAGCAGTTTTTCCACGAACAGCCTGGGGTTTCCAAAGGAAGCCTGAGCAAATACAGCCGCTTTGGAAAACGCATCTTCAAGCTGATCTTCACGAAATATTTCATAAATCCCCCGACCGCCGCCTCCCCCCTCGGCCTTGAGCATGACCGGAAAACCCATCTCACGCGCAATTTTTCCGGCTTCTTCAAACGTCACGGCGCCATCCGAGCCGGGCACGATCGGAATATCCAGCTTCCTGGCCAGATTCCGGACCGCCACTTTATTGCCGAGAAACCGCATGGCATCATACCCGGGTCCGATAAAGATAATTCCGGCCTCCTCGCATTTGGCAGGAAACGAATCATCCTCCGAAGCAAAGCCCCAGCCGGGATGAATGGCAATGATCCCCATGGCCTTTGCCTTGGAGATAATCATGTCGATATCCAGATAGGCCCGGTGATTTTCTCCCAGCAACAGCAAATCATATGCGCCATTGGTAAACGGGGCGGTTTTGTCAATATCGGTTGCCGTCAATACCGGAACCGCCTGCAGCACCTCACAAATAGATCGAATAATCCGTCGGGCCGGTATCCCCCTGTTCGCGACCAGGATCTTCTGATCCCTGATTTCTTCAACAACCTGCTCAAATGTTTTCTTTACCATCAATTCATATTCTCCATTAATTTAGTATCATAGATTTTTTATCGGGTATGGGCCATCGATGATGGCGTGGCCTTGACACATATCACGGTCAGGCATCGGTTTTCCTGGTCTCCGATCTCCGGTCTCTGACCTCCGATTACCCGTCCGTCACGGGTATTATACTGCCCGAATAAATGATCTTTTCCGATTTTCCGCGGGAAAGCCGTAAGCCGCCGTCACCCGCCAGGCCTGTAATATACCCGGTCAATGGCGCTTCGCTGTCGATTACCCGGACCGGAGAGTCTTTAAATGCCAGAAGCGGTTCAACCTGACTTAAAAAATCTGACGTATCCTGCCTCTCCGTTATATGATTGCAGGCAATCCGGCCATGGCTGATAAATTCCTGCCATAATCCCGCAACAGGTCCGGAGGGTATTATCCCTCTTAAATTTGCACTTGCGAATACATTTTCTTTTCGCATCCGGTCTGTTTCCGGACTGGAAAATGTATTCAGCCCGATGCCTACGATCGTTTTGCCTTTTTTCTTCTCCGCAAGGATGCCGCCGACTTTTTTCCCCTCCAGCAACAGGTCATTCGGCCATTTCAACCTTAAAAAAACACCCCTCCCGGCCATAAACCGTATCATCAGATACCCGGCCATTATGGGAATCAGATTTTCCCATGGACCGTAAGTTTCAGGCCAGCTCAGGGCGGCGTAAAGATTCCCCGGAGGAGAAATCCAACCCCGCTCCATCCGGCCTCTGCCGGCCCACTGGGAGCCGCATAGAACAGAGGCCCAGTCAGGAAAAAGCCCCTGTTTTTGAAGATACCAGGCCACATCCAGGCTTGAAGAACATTCATGGCATAAAACGAGCCAGTCCCCTTTAATCCGTGCTAACCGCTCATGGACATGTTCACCATCGGTAACGCAGACGTCCACCGGCAGTTCGGAAACCATGTGCCCTGGCACATCACCTGATTTCCCGTCGCCCTGAAAGGGGTTTATTAACTGTTTGATCGTCTGATTTAGAAAGATTAAGGGCATCGTAACCCCCCGTCGGAATTTAACAAGCAAATTCAACCGCAAATACGGGCCGCAACAGTCAGCGTCTCAACGTTTTATATCGAATACGAATTTCTTCAGCGATTATCTTGCTGAATTATTAATGTTATCTGAATAATGAGTAACGCCTGAGGACGGACTATCGGGGATTTTCGAATAATATCGAACAAAGGGCATGAAATTAAGAATAAATAAAACCACGGTTTCTTTTTCTGAATAACGACCCGGTATCTGTAATTATCATAAGTAGAATCGAATCATGGTTTTTATATCCATTGAACATACAACAGAGGGAACAACCGTTCTGTTGCCCGCCCGATCCGGCTGGCTGTTGAGCCGATTCACGCCATATACGGATTAAATGTCTCATTTTAACGGGTTACCATACTATTCAAACGGATTTTTTGTCAATAAAAATACCTTCCGGATGAACCGCACGCTGATATCAGCTCTTTCCGGATTTAAATATTCAGGATTCAACCCCCCTGTGACAATCCATCCTTTTCTTTACAATACATTTCGAAATGTGTAATTTGATAATAGCTTTTATTGAATCAGCGCCCTGCGGACGGACTGAGGGCCGCTGTCGCTGTTATGATCAAGCCCGATAAATTTAACACAAAAAAGCAGCGTCGCGGAAAATAATATTTGTCCGAAGATTGTATTTTTCCCGGAGATCTTGCTCAGCCGGACCATTTTCCCCCGTTGAGAATCAAGGAGACGAACCTATGCCGATCACTCAATTGCTTCAGGAATCCGAAAAATTTGAACTCCAGTCCTACAGAAAACCGACAGATATAAAAATCCTTCGGAAAACCCATGTTCCGTTTTCCGGTTCCCCGATAAAACATCCCTATGACAATGACAAAGTCATTTTGATTGCGGACCCATACAGTACCAATACATTTTGGTATGAATTCAAAACAGAAGATATCTCTTTTGTGGAAGAACTGCCTAATATTGTGGACATTGACGGCAATACCGTTATCATGGCCCGGGTATGGGTACACAAGCTGAAAGTCGGGGTTCGATGCACGCCGTTTATTGTTGAAGATACCACATTAAAATAGCGCCCTTGCGGGCGGGTTGAGGACCGCTATCGCTTGAGGAGCACTTCGTTTGAGGCAAAAATGGAAATTCCCATACCATTTAATGTCCGTCCAGAAATGAGATAGTTTTTTCAAGTTCAAGGAAGGCGAAGATTTTAACCGGAGGAATACATTGAGCATTTCGAGGATTAAAATCTGAGCCTGACGCAGAAATTGGGAAAAATAGCCATTTCTGGATGGACACTGTTTAATTGCCCAACGTTGTCGGGAGCTTGCATTGCAGACGGCAGCTTCCCCCCTGAACGGCCTGGAACTGCAAC
The nucleotide sequence above comes from Desulfobacterales bacterium. Encoded proteins:
- a CDS encoding MBL fold metallo-hydrolase, translated to MNPLLHPRLINSPFDDPGLFVSLSFEKRAFLFDLGDVGSLSARDALKISHVFISHTHMDHFIGFDQLIRLFLGREKTLYIYGPQGFLSNLEGKLAGYCWNLVDHYDTRLILHATEIHPAYIISKQYPCRNKFIPILPEEKHPFNGTLLKEPVLAVSSIILNHGTPCLGFSLKERFHVNIMKDKVDELGLAIGPWLREFKQALYSHQDPESTFEITCKTGPAGLHRVERFVLKDLTERIALITPGQKVTYITDVGGTPSNMKKIIEFAKDSDHLFIEAAFLHQHENIARDKFHLTARQAGTLAKKAGARQFSIFHFSPRYTDQGELLQEEAMAAFLGE
- a CDS encoding inorganic pyrophosphatase Ppa; its protein translation is MPITQLLQESEKFELQSYRKPTDIKILRKTHVPFSGSPIKHPYDNDKVILIADPYSTNTFWYEFKTEDISFVEELPNIVDIDGNTVIMARVWVHKLKVGVRCTPFIVEDTTLK
- a CDS encoding pyruvate carboxylase — translated: MVKKTFEQVVEEIRDQKILVANRGIPARRIIRSICEVLQAVPVLTATDIDKTAPFTNGAYDLLLLGENHRAYLDIDMIISKAKAMGIIAIHPGWGFASEDDSFPAKCEEAGIIFIGPGYDAMRFLGNKVAVRNLARKLDIPIVPGSDGAVTFEEAGKIAREMGFPVMLKAEGGGGGRGIYEIFREDQLEDAFSKAAVFAQASFGNPRLFVEKLLTSIRHIEIQVIADKYGNVFAFDERDCTVQRNHQKLVEITPSPWPKMTPELRQRLKDYSIKLVKAVGYHSLGTVEFLVDRDGNPYLIEVNTRLQVEHGITECRYGLDLVEEQIAISFGSELRFNEENTRPFLNAMQVRVNCEDPQNNFSPNAGLITRYQSSVGQGVRVDSCIMAGYEFPSQYDSAASLLITYGKSWPKVLGIMDRALREYTLAGLKTTIPFHQQIIHHPRFRSGDYDTNFVANTPELMNYLDKEPEPLRLAHLVADLSARGYNPYIQLGKYRDRNDKRMDGFEPVLPRMDPLEYVSPYPRGNRDEMLDFVRDSGYVHFTDTTTRDITQSNSGNRFRLAEDRLIGPYLDNCGFFSLETGGGAHFHVAMMANMTYPFSEAREWNQFAPKTSKQILVRSTNVLGYKPQPANLMRLTGEMICEYYDVIRCFDFLNHIENMRPFAEVVLNSRANIFEPAIAVSYAPGFDVAHYMKVVEEIIDMVSKVSGVSEKKAEKIVILGLKDMAGVCPPRFIRELVKTIRKAYPALVIHYHRHSTDGLFVPAVGAAAQAGANIVDTAIGAAVRWYGQGEVLSTAAYMEQELGLKTNLNKEMIQNCGFVLKQIMPYYDRYVAPYFQGIDYEVVEHGMPGGAASSSQEGAMKQGYIHLLPYMLKFLEGTRKIVRYHDVTPGSQITWNTAFLAVTSVYKQGGEKAVRRMLNVLATVVSTPEADLPEEMKQERLDLYKDSNDAFRQLLLGRFGRLPLGFPSDWVYESAFGPEYKTALLTRIEASPLAALVDIDVEAERRNLADHLERDPSREELVMYLNHPADALKTIEFKRKFGDQNCLPPEVWFEGLKRGGELYFRDLHGKLHYFVLLHLSRPDEQGISLVRYSLDSEVFTQSVKVAEATGKGESLFEKADPDNPYHIGAPGNGDLWIMYVKAGDMVKAGEDLFNISIMKQEKAVHSRVNAVVKRVLKFADYPEDKKMVPVREGELLVELMPTPKVCPTCKHPITLEESRFCPYCGQKVESDL
- a CDS encoding biotin--[acetyl-CoA-carboxylase] ligase → MPLIFLNQTIKQLINPFQGDGKSGDVPGHMVSELPVDVCVTDGEHVHERLARIKGDWLVLCHECSSSLDVAWYLQKQGLFPDWASVLCGSQWAGRGRMERGWISPPGNLYAALSWPETYGPWENLIPIMAGYLMIRFMAGRGVFLRLKWPNDLLLEGKKVGGILAEKKKGKTIVGIGLNTFSSPETDRMRKENVFASANLRGIIPSGPVAGLWQEFISHGRIACNHITERQDTSDFLSQVEPLLAFKDSPVRVIDSEAPLTGYITGLAGDGGLRLSRGKSEKIIYSGSIIPVTDG